The Paenibacillus beijingensis nucleotide sequence GCGTTAATTATGCAGGCGCCGTCAGTCGATTTGGTGCTTGTTGAAGGCTTCAAGAACGAACGTTATCCGAAGCTGCTCTTGATCCGGGAAGCGCAAGATGTGCATCTGGCTGCATCGGCCGCAGGATTGACCGGCATCGTGCTTTGGCCGCAGCTGTATCGTCAAAGGAATTCGCTTTCATTGCCTTCCGGCATCCCGGTGATGGAAATCGGCGATTTCGAAGCGATTGCCCATCATGTGCTGGAGGCGGTGCTGCAGGCATGCGAGCCGGTGCAAATGCACCCGGCTGCTGCCGGTTCGCTGGCACGGAAGGCGCCCGCCGCCGTCAAAGCTGCGGACCCGGCCGGCGTGCGAATCGAGCGGAATCATCCCGCAGAAGCGAACAACGAAGGAGTGCGGTGGTACAAAGATTTAACGCTTGATACGAAGCGGATGACCGTATTCCGGGGCAGTCTCCCGATCAATCTGACGAAGACCGAATACGAGCTGCTGCTCCATTTTATTCAATCGGACGGGGCGGTGCTGACCCGTGAAAACATGATGGAAGATATTTGGGGCAGCCCCTTCTTCGGCAACAGCAATGTGGTGGATGTGCACGTGAAGGGCGTGCGGCGCAAGCTTGGGGACAGCGCAGCGTCCCCGGTCTATATTAAGACGGTGAGAGGCGTAGGATACCGTCTGGCCGATTAACGGCATCT carries:
- the mobB gene encoding molybdopterin-guanine dinucleotide biosynthesis protein B produces the protein MGNPVVFQIVGYKNTGKTTLTCRLIDFFGERGMRTATIKHDAHSFESEPPGCDTRSHREAGAAWSAITSPGRTAVVMEFPSSLDALIMQAPSVDLVLVEGFKNERYPKLLLIREAQDVHLAASAAGLTGIVLWPQLYRQRNSLSLPSGIPVMEIGDFEAIAHHVLEAVLQACEPVQMHPAAAGSLARKAPAAVKAADPAGVRIERNHPAEANNEGVRWYKDLTLDTKRMTVFRGSLPINLTKTEYELLLHFIQSDGAVLTRENMMEDIWGSPFFGNSNVVDVHVKGVRRKLGDSAASPVYIKTVRGVGYRLAD